Genomic window (Candidatus Zixiibacteriota bacterium):
AATTGATAATGCCATCCATCATAGGAATACTGTCCGTGGACGTATTATAATAATCACTGGGGAAGGATAACCTGTAATTTTGCCCCATGCTCAGGATAACGATTCCAGGATATGCCTTATATCCCAGGAAAACAACATCCTCACCATAAATAAGCTCTCGCCCGTATTTTACTCGAACCGAATCCATAATTTCAAGCATGGCTGATTCGGCCATTCCCGGACCATTTGGAGATAATGCAGTAATTATTATTTTGACCCCTTTGGCCAAAGTCTGTTCCATGATAGCGTAAGTCATGGGATGCAGTTCGGCCATGGAACCGGGATCATAATCCATCGCGAAATGAATATACTGATCTTCCTCAAGCCCCTCAACAAAGTTAAAGATCGAACGAACCTCTGGATTAACTCTGAGAGGTGATTCGAATTTAACCAGAATAGTAATGACAACAACAGCGGCAAGAATCAGATAAATCCATCTTCTATCGAGTTTTGCTATTTTTTCAAAAATGTTCATGCGTCATTCTCCCTCAATCACTACCCATATAGGTTCGTTCGATACCAAGGATAACCTTGAGAGCGGTTCCAACCATGCCCAGACCAATTCCGATAATGATCGCTCGTTTGGCGGCCATATTGGGCACGTTTAGAATCCAGGCGGCCAGATCACCGATCGGTTCGCCCAAAAATCCCAAAAATGGGTTAAATCTCAGCATAATAATTATGGCGGAAAAAAGTAAAACTGAAGCCAGAAGTGAGTGTGCCCGGAAAGCCCTGAATGCCGCCGAGGCGATAAAGAACGCCAAAAGCGAAAACATCGTAGCGTGAAGAGGCATTATTATATAGTTGAAAAAATGCCGCCACATATATGATTCCAATCCGCCAGTAAGAGCGAAGATCGGCATACTTATTAATCCGGCTAAGATAATTATCGCATACTGCCAGTTTTCCGCTCTTCTTTTTATTTTATTAGCTGAAACTCTTACAATTGACCATATTCCCAGAGCCAGCGCGAAAATACCGATAATGATTGTCCATTCCATCACAAATTCATAAACGAATTCCGACTTGCTATGAGGAACAAAAAATTGTACCGCCATAAACAGGCCGGTAACAAAGACAATCATTAGAGGAATTTCTCTTTTCATAATTCGTATCCTCCTAATTACCGACCGTAAAAAGGTTCATGAAGCCGTCCCAGTTGAATATAGCCGCGATGACTCCCAGTAATATGCTGATAATAACCAGAGCTTTGCAGTAGTCCTGACCTTTCAGAGAACCGAGCAAAATCGGTTCGCGACCGAGATACGCCGAAGCGGCATATAGCTCCTCACCGATAAGAGTATAATCGCAGGCAACGACAAAAAACGGAATCTGGGTCACTTCATCGGTACCGGCAATTTGAATTGACCCCGTTGCCGATCCGGTTTCGGCCAGGATGAGAGATTCGGCGTAAAACTTGCCGAGATAAAAATTCGTCGCTGGCTTTTCTCGAATCATGATTCCGTTGACACCGCCAACGTATGCGAACTGCTGATTAGTAACGAAGAAAACATCGTCTTCATGGTAAGCATCGGGGCGTCCGGCATCATAGTATGCTGTCTTAACCGTTTCCTGCGCGACCGTCATAACGATGGGATCATAACAGGGAACAATCAGAGACGTCTGATATTCGGCGACTTTTTTGGCCACACGGCTCAGGATGGTAAACGACGCGATAGTCGCGACGTCAGCGGCAGTACCCAATCCCAAGACATAGAGAATCGGTTTGCCCATTTCCGTAGCACGACCAATCGCCTCGTCAACAGCATCAATTCCCGCCAGTGGGCGTACATATAATTCCGCGCCGGCCCGTGCTTTCTGGATAAAAAATAACGTAAAGACTGTAAACAGAATTACAGCGGCGGCAACAGGCGTTTTACCCCAGTTGTAAAGCTGGCCCACGGCCCGTACCGGTCCAAAAACTTCAGATTCAGCATTACCGTTTTTATGCAGGGTGACTACTTTATACCAAAAATCTTTTTCTCTTGGGAAATAGTCCTGATTATCGGATTCTTTGACACCGCTATCCCGCTCCGACATCGTTCCCCGCGGGATAGAATCTTTTCGAATCTCATAAGGTCCATCCGGTGATTCCGCCCGCAAAATACGATAACCAGCAAAATCTAAATTTCCCTCAACATCATCGGCCGACAAATCCCATTGCAACGATATTGAATGACCATTGTCATTGGGAGTATCAAACGCGCTTAAATTAGTGGGCGGCGCCGGAGGTACGGATTCGACAACGCCATCGGGCTCCGTTTCATCCTGACCCCATCCGGCGATAGGAATTACCAGAAGCACCATGATAAACAGTAAAAACTTGTTTTTCATCATAACTCCACTCATTATCTATCTTATCTTAATTTGTCTTCTATTGAATCAGTCCCAGCCAGTCATCGAGCAAAAACGTCAGGCGTCCGACCAGTAGCGAAATTCGTCCCATCACCGTATATCCGAAAGAAGCGCCAAAGGTTACCATCAGAATCCATATCCCAAAACGAGAACCAACACCAAAAGCCCCTTTATGCTCTTTGCTGAAGTAGAAATATATTATTCCACAGAATACACCCACGAAAATCACGAGATTGCTTAGCATTCCCACTAATTGACCGGACGCCGAGAGAGAAAGATTTGAGAAGAAATGACCAAAGCCCTGCCACTGGACAAACAATGGCATAAAGGTCGATGAAATCTGTGATATAAAATCCGATCTTAAAAATCGCGGCAAATTCAAACCGGCCGTAGTGCCAACGATAAAGGCCAGGGCCCATCTTGATATCCAGCCGCCTTTGGGAGACAATCGCATCAGCAGGATAATTCCCAGCGCCGGCGGAATTAAATAATGCGGATGAAATCCCGCGTACGGAACCTCAAACCAATTACTCAATGTCTCCGATACGCGCGGAAATAAATTCCCTACCAGAGTCGTCCAGAAACCGAGACACATCCAATAAGCGGCCGAAACGCCAACATAAAGATGCTCCGCGAATTTATAAAAGGGATTGTCCTTATAAAGAAATGACATCACTGCCAGTGTCAAAAATGCCGCAAAGGTTACCCAGAATGCCGACGCCAACGATTCAAATGTCGATGTCCCCTCCGGTACGCCGGACATCCTGGAAATCAGGCTGATAATAAATAATACCGCCACAACCGCGACTACAATAACAGGTCCTTTACGCATCGATATTTTTCCTTCGGCTGCGGAAGTATGAAATATTTCCTATTATGATAAAAGCCATGACAACTATATGCGCCATCGTCTGCGGCCCCATCATTTTCAAAGCGGTCGCTTCGGAATCCTGAAATTGAGGATACCTTTGTCTTAACTCCGATTCATATTCGGCGGCTCCCTTAACTCCTCCCAAAAGTCCGATCGCTTGTTTGGGATAATAAGGATATATCTGCGGAGCCACAACTGCCGCTAATCCCGGCGCTACCGGAACATTTCCGGGATCACCGATAAATAATATCCATTCTTTTGGCCCCGGAAAACCGCCTCCGATAGGTAAAATCAAATCCATGTTGGTCGCTGACTTAACACCTTCAAAGATTGGCAATTCAGATAATTCGGTATTATTGTCATCGGTCGGATACATTTTCTGGAAATCGGTAACGATGACATTCAACACGCCGACTCCACCGGCCTTAAAACTGAGCGACGTATAATCGGTGCCGTAAACCGCATCGGGAAATTCCGGTTTTAAAACTTCCTCAATGCTCTCGATCATAAGAGCATGTCCGGTAGCCCAGAGCGTCATCAAATATAGTTTATGGCCTTTGGCCATACAATGCCTGACAAACGAGTTCGCCATCGGGCCTACTTCAGGTTTCATCGCCGGATCATAATCAAAAGACAGCAAAACTCTTGATCCCGGCGGCATATTTTCTATTTTATCAAAAACAGCCCTGACGATTGGTGTGGGACTTTCCTTAAATTCAATATTGAAAAGGATCGCGAAGGCGACGGATAAAAATATAAACAGGAAAATTACACGTCGGTCTATATCTCGACCCTTAAGGGAATAAATCAGGATGATCAATAAACCAATCAGAACTCCGACTATGGATATTATCGAGCCGATATTAGTCATTATCACTCCCGAGATAGGTTCGTTCCATTCCTAATATCAACCTGAGTGACATCGACACTACGCCCAGTCCAACACCGATTAAGATCGCCCTCTGCCCGGCCAAATTTGGACCGTTCATGATCCAAACGGCCAAATTTGGAATTTGCAGAACGGAAAACGACTCGGGAATCCAGCCGGTAAGAGCCATCCCCAGGGGTGTTCGTCCCAATAGAATTATAAATGCCGCAATGAGAAGTATTGTGGCTTCTCGATTCTTGGCGCGAAATGCCCGATAAGAGGCCGATGCGACAAAAAACGCCAGGAGAGAGTACATTGTAGCCGATAGCGGAGCAATAACATTATCAAAAATAATTTTTAATACCGTTCCTTCGGCAATAACCGAAGTGGCGATGTTTTCGCCGCCGACTTTTAGCATGCCGAAAACTAAAGTCAGGAAAAAACCGGTCAGGGTTACGATTGAAAACCCCCAGTCGGGGCGTTTACGATACACTTTTATTATATGAATGCGAACCAAATTACCGCCGCCGAGAAAAAACGCGAAAACCGCTATTATATCAAAGAAAAGTGAGAAATCTTCGCCTATGGTCTGGGCCATAGGGAAAAAGACCGAAAGGATCAAAACAATTCCAACGACAGATGTTATAATGACCGGTATTATGCGTTTCATTTGTTAATACTTACTCCGCTAATTAGTGGCAAATATCGCGTCTAACACATCCAGAAGCCATTGCATTGATTCAAGATCCCAGGCGTTAGCTAAAGTAATCGCCATTGTCCCCAGTAATATGCCGCACATTGCTACAATTTTTCCAATATCCTGACCTTTTAAAGATCCTAATTGCTTGGGATCTCCGGATAGATAGGCCGATGCGGCGAATAATTCCTCGCCAATTAGAGTATAATCGCAAGCTGCGACAAAAAACGGCAACTGGGCCGGACGAGCGGTTCCGGCGATTTGAATCGCTCCAATACTATTCCCGGTTTCAGCCAGAATCAAAGATTCGGCAAAAAAGGCTCCCAGATATAAACAGGTGGCCGGCTTTTCCCGAACCATAATTCCATTAACCGCAGCGACATAACCAAACTGTTCATCAGTAATATACTGAACCATGTCGTCGCTATAACCGTCGGGACGACCGGCAGACGTATACGCCTCTTTGATAGTCTCTCTTGCCGAAGTCATCACCAGCGAGCGAGAGACAGGCATCCTGATTTTGCTATCGTAGTCGGCAACAACTCGGGCAACTCGCCCCAAAATAGTTATCCCCGCCAACGTCTGGACATCATCCATATCCTGAATGCCGGCTATGAACAGAATCGGGCGTCCCATTTCGGTCGCGCGACCAACCGCCTCTTCTATAGCTTCCAAACCACCGATTTTTCTGATAAACAGTTTACGGCCGCTTTTAACTGACATAATAAAACCGATGACCGCCCCGCATACGACAATGGCCATAATAAAAATATTCAATTGATTAAAATTGAAAAATTCCCACGCCGCCGCGGCGGGTTGTGACGCTTCCGAAAAAACTTCACCGGCAGAATTATACGCGGCTACTTTATATTGATAAAGGATATCGTTTTCTAATTCCTCATCGGCATAAGATGTTTGGCCGGGTATTAAATCGGAAACATGCTCAAAATCAGTGTTCGCTCGTGAACGATAGAGTTTATAACCGAGGATATTGGCCGGATCATCCGGGGATTTAACCCAGGTTATGTTTAATATTCCTCCGGCGTCATATACAGCGTTTTGGGCAGATACATTAGTCGCAGGCATTGGCAAAGCAACAGCCGTTGAATCAGAGGACTCATCAACAACCGTCACTTCTTCGGCGAAAATCGCGGAAGAGGTAAAGATGAATAATACAATTGCCAGTGCGATTAAGATTTTATTCATTACGGAAGCATTCCAAGCCATCTATCAAATAGAAAATCAAGTCTTCCCAACATCAACGACATACGGCTCATAACCGTATATCCGAATGAAGCGCCGAAGGTGACCATCAAAAACCAGATACCGACTTTCGCGGTCACTCCAAACAATCCTTTATGCTCTTTACTGAAGAAAAAGTAAACCAGGCCGGAACAGACTCCGACAATAATTATCAAATTGTTTATAAAGAGACCTGCCCCGCCGCCAAAAAGAGGTACAATTGTTGCTGAAACCTGCTGCATAGCGTTAGAGACAAAGTACATCATCATATATAAACCGGCCGTCGCTCCGACTATGAAGGCAAGGGGCCAGCGGGCTACCCAGCCAATTTTGTCAAAAAGGCGGGCCAGCATAAGGACTCCCAGAATAAGGCCAAACCAGGGATAAATCAAAGGATCTGCCGCAAAAATGGTTTGTTCAAGAAATTTCTTATACATCATATCCCAAAAATAGACGGCAAACCAATAACCCGCCGATGCGCCAACAAATATCGCCTCACTAACTTTGTAGAATACGTTGTCCTTATATAGGAAAGAGATTATGCCCAAAGTCAAAAGCGCAGCCACCCAAACACCAAATATCTCCCAGCTCATGACCTTTTCTCCTTCTTTTTCTTATCGCGAAGATAGGCAACATTACCAATTATTATAAAGCCGATCACCACGACATGCGCAAACGATTGAGACAATAAGAACGTAGTTGCCTTACCCGTATATTCGGTTAACAATTCAAATTCAGCCGCACCGGACATACCTCCCATTAATCCGACTAATTGGCCGGAATTGACATAAGGATAAGCCATTGGAGCCTGAACCGCCGTATTCCCGGCTCCCATTGTCAGATTAAACCGATCAACCGCCAATTGGACCCACTCAATCGTCCCCGGTTTTCCGGCTGAAAGATTGATCGAATAATCTATATTTGTAAAATTCGAGACGTTACGCACTAATGGAATCGAATCGTAGGCGTGTCCATTGATATCGCGAGGGAATGTTGCCCGAATCGATTCCCCCATGCGCAGAATAACGAATTCATTCCCGGATTGAAAACCGAGATTGCAATAATCAATACCATCAATTTTCTGTTCTCGCCAATCGGGGTTTTCTAAAAATGCAGCCTCAATCGCAAGCTGTGCCTGCTGCGGACCCATTGGCCATAACCCCATGATAATCAACTTCAGATCATGCTCGAAAGCATATTTCATCAAGGATTCCGCCATCGGTTGTAATTCGGGCGCGGAAGGGGGATCATAATCAAAAGAGACCAGCACGGTCGAACCAGGCTGTAAGGCGGCAAGTCCATCAAAAACGCCCCGAACTTCATCTGAAACCTGAATGGGAAGGTCAAATTGCATAAAAAACGGCACAAGCAACGCAATTCCAATCAATAAAAATACTATCCGACGTTGAACATATTTCCCCTGTAAAGTTCTGATAAGCATCAAAACAAAAATCAATACCATCACGATCATTATGATGTATGTGACCGTGGGCGAAAACTGAATCGGTTCCTTTATTACAAAGTAACAGACAAGAAAAAAGATAGCGATCAGAACCGTTGCAATAATTTCTTTCATCCTGATATTCATCAGTCACCCCCCAGATACGATCGTTCAAGCCCGATAATAATCCGCAGAGAGTTGGAAATCAATCCGAGGGCAATACCTATCATAATTGCCCGCTGTCCGGCGGTATTAAGAACATTCATAGTCCAGTTAGCCCATTGAGACATTTGATATTCATAAGGAAGCCATGACGTAATAAGATCCCCGACCGGAACCCGTCCAAGCATCACAAAAAACGCGGCCAAAAGTAATAAAGTCGCTTCAAAATTACGAGCCCTGAAAGCCCGATAAGATGCTGAAGCCACAAAAAACGCCAGCAGAGCAAACATTGTTGATGACAACGGGGTATAAACATTGATATAAAGCCAGTCAAAAGCCGTACCGGAATTTCGGAATTCTATCCCGCCCGCAAATCCGGCAATAGCGACAATCAAAAACGAGATTATAATTATGACGGAGTAAGGCCAATCAGGACGCTTTCGGAAAATTTTTATAGTCGAAATCTTAAGCAGATTCAGCGCACCCAACCAGATTGCAAAAGCGGCCACAATTAAGAACCAATCGGTAAACCATTTCTCAAACTCATAAAATGGCCAATGCGGTATGAAATATGATATAACATACGCAACACCGACTACAAAGGTTATTATCAGGGGTATTTCTCGTCTCATCAAAAATCCCTTATATTTTCTATTTCGTTAATGGGCGGCAAACCACCCTGAGATATTCCATTCCGGATTAAGCGCCAACAGGATCACACCAACTATAATCGCTGTCAGACATAGCACCTTGCCCACATCCTGACCTTTAAGCGATCCCAGCAGTTTTGGCTCACCGGTCAGATATGCCGATGCCGCAAAAAGCTCCTCACCTATCAAAGTGTAGTCGCAGGCAGCAACAAAAAACGGTAATTGTGCCGGCATAGCCGTACCCGCTATTTGAATAGCGCCAATACTATTGCCGGTTTCAGCCATAATAAGCGATTCCGCGAAGAAAGTGCCGATCAGGAAAATAGTCGCCGGTTTTTCACGCACAAAAAGCCCGTCAATAGCGGCAGCATATCCAAACTGATCGTCGGTAAGATATCTGACCTGATCTTCAATAAAGGAATCCGGGCGACCGGCTTTGCTGTATGCTTCTTTGACGACCTCTTTGGCCGTGACCATAACCATAGAACGGCAAACCGGTACGTCGATACGGGTATCATTTTCGGCGGCAATCGTCGCAACCCTTCCCAAAATTGACATACTGGCAAGGGTTTGAACATCATCCATATCATGAATGCCCGGAACATAATATATTGAACGCCCCATTTCTGTGGCACGCCCGACAGCATTCTCCACTTCTTCAATACCGGCAATTTTTCGGATATAAAATTTCTTTCCGCTTTTGGCCGCAAAGATAAAATAGATGATTGAGGATGACAGCAATATCGTACCGATGAAAATTACCAGCCGGCTCATATTGAACCATTGAGAAACAGATTTCACCGGACCGATCACCGCTGATTCACTCGCCGTTGTCCATAAAACGTTCCCATCTGATTTGACAAAATTCACGGCAACGATCTTGTAATAATATTCCGTAGCAGTAGGCGCCTGAAAATCAGTAAACGTAGTATTCCCTTGCGGAGTACTGCCAAGCTCGGAGAATTCTCCATCCGGCGACGTACTGCGTAATATCTTGTATTCCATGACATTGCCGCCTTCATAGTCATCCGGCGACTTTTCCCAGTTGACTACGATGGCATCGCCCTTATCATTTTCATTGTCATAGGCATTAATTTCAAAAGCGGGTTGCGGTGTCCGTTCCCTCAAAAACAGTGAATCATATGCCGGTTGCGTGAGAGTATCTGTAACTGATTCAGTTGATTCGGATTGCGCTAAAATTTTGGGTGAAAAAAGTAAGATTGAGAACAGAACCGCATATAAAGAAAAAACACTAAGTCGTTTAAGCATAACGATTCCTTATTATTGTGCCGCCTAAAATACCCCTTATGATACGGGTCATGTGAAAATCTGGCTCTATACTAAGACGATTGACACACAATTGCGTTCAATCGTTTTGGATTAGATTCACACCATTTTAGTGCGTCAGACATTGCGGATAATGTACACCCGACTTAAATTCAAGTCAAGCCAAATATGTGCGAAAGTAGATAGTCAAATTTCTCGGTATAAAACCAATACGAAATTAATCTTTGGTATTATGCAAAACACCAATCCCATCGGTGTGAACAGTAATTAGAATCGGCTCAATTAAAATTTATCTATAAACCTTTCCCTCAACGTTGGTAATATGACGGCTTCCCGATGAATCATCCTCGACGTCAACATCCTGAGTGACATCATCAATTCTGATATCGCCCGATCCGTCGCTGACGGTGACACTGCCGTCAACTCTTCGCACGCGAATATCTCCCGAGCCGTCATCAATTTCGATGTCGCCCGTGACGACATTTATCCTGATATCCCCGGAACCATCGTCAAGGTCAATATCCCCGGTTATATCCTCCATCTCAATTTCACCCGAACCGTCATTGATACGAATGTTGCCGCCAATATCAAAAAGACCAATCTCGCCGGAACCGTCTTCAATATCTACATCGCCGTTTACTTTTTGAATCGCGATTAATCCCGAACCGTCTTCAATATCCAACTCCATTTCGATCGGTACCTGAATCGTTAAGTCAATTAAAGCGCGGGTGGCAATCCGTCTGAAAAATCCACCGCCGTCATAATCAAAATGGCTGGTTAACTTCGCGTAATTACCTTTGTCTTCCAATTCCAAATCCATATAATCATCGATAAATTCATCAATATCTTCGTCGTCAATGCCCTTGATTACAATCCGAGCCTCGACTTCAATCGTTTTCAATCCTTCCACGCCTTTGATTTCAAGATATCCGGCTCCGCAATTAATGCGCAGACGTTCGATCTTACTCGCGTCCAGAGACAGCGTTTGAGTATCTTTGTAAATGGCCAATGCGGGAACCGATAACAGAATCAGAACGATGACTAAAAATGAAATTGCCCTCATGACACCTCCCTATTTTATTTTCAATTATCTTTATTCCTTTACGATACAGGCGCCGGATAAGTTTCCGAATAACTATAAAATCTCTAAATCAATTTTCACAATCAGTCTTTTGTTTCCCCTTTGAATTGATTATAATGACTGCAGGCCAATCAAATCGACCGGGATCGCTAAATGTCAGAAAAATCATGTCTCCTGAAAGAAGAACAAATCGAGCTGTGGCGCAAATATATCAGACCCAATATTAATGAATCTTTGCGATTAACTCCTGACGACAGGCTCGATTGGGCGCCGGCCGAAGGGATGATGACTCTGGGCCAGGTTTTCGTTCATATTGCCGAAACGTCCGACTGGTGGTACGATGAAGTGATGAAGAAAAACATCAGCGTCGAGTTGACCAACAAGACAATAGAGGATAAAAAAGAAGTCTCGACGCATCTCGAGGCGCACTGGAATCGGATGGAACGTTTTTTCTCTGAGCCCCGGGAAGCCCTGGAGAAACTATACAGCTTCACCCACAAAGGCAAAACCTTTACCTTTTCAGGCAACTGGATTTTTACGCATTTACTGGAGCACGACAGCCATCACCGCAGCCAGATCCATCAATACCTGCGCATCCTGGACATCACCCCACCGAAGGTGTGAGGAAATTGGTTTTGTAGCAGTAGGTCAATTCCGTCCTACTTTTTGTATGACAAACGGGCTCATGCCAAAATCACTATTGTAGGGACAACTCGATAGTTGTCCTGACATAGCTACAACCGTCATCATTGACCTCAAAATGGGTTTGTTTCCTCAGAATAACGTTTTGGGTCATATCAAACCGGTGTTAATTACGACATAACAAATCCATATTCATTGTCTTTCCAGCGAAAGCTGGAATCCATGCCCAACAGACCAGTAGGTCGAAACCCCTGCGGTTTCGACAAAAACAGGCCCCCGCCTGTCTTGAGAGGGCAGGCTTGCCTGGTTGTGCCCAGCGTAACCGGACGGGGTGTGTTCCATTTAATAGATTTCTCCAAATCATCTTACATATGCGGATAATTTCGGAAATTACGTCAGATTAGTTGAATAAATGTAAATGCTCATTGCGGCAATCCACCCGAAAAATCGCTCCGCTTATTTTTCGGGTGGGCCACAGGGCCGATAAAATAGCCAAAACGATATTGATTTCTTATTACTTATTTTATATATTGATACTGGTTAAACATTTTTTAGAGAATGTTGGTCGGTAAGAATCGATCGTAATATTTATTAGTTCTATAAAACACGAGAAAATATGGAAAATAATTTATATAATCGTCTTCTAAAGGCCAAAGAAAATAGTTCATTGCCCACAGTGATTGCATATAATCGTATTGATGGTCCAGGATCAAGTTTAGATTTATGGGAATTTCAGCACGCATTTGGATCCATCCCGATAATCCCGAAAGATTTTGAATCAAACAAGGCAATGATATGGACGAAAATACTCCCTCGAACAATTGGCATTACAATAAATACTGGGACAAGAATACATGCTGAGCCCTTGGAATCAGGTCGAATTGGTGTACAATCCATAGAATACGGTACAGATGTCTTCGGCCGCCAAGGGGAAATTATCCCGGTAAGGGAAAATTGGCTTCTAAAAATAATTGAGCATTTTAATATTTCTGGCGTTAAATTTGTTTTACACAATCTGCGTCCGGGTATAAAATCTGCTGGTCTGGGAGGGTCCGCTACTGCCACGACCGGAGTGTGTATATTAGCCAATGAATTGGCATGCAGGCCTCTTAGTGATATTCAAATTATTTCCATGGCATCAAGGATTGAACAGGAATATGGGGTGAGTATTACCGGTACGCAAGAGCAGTCGAATGTAATATTTGGAGGAATTACCGATTATGTATGGTTTCCCTGGGGCATACCTGGTCATTCCGAAAGCGGATATGGAATATCGTTGAGAACAAAACTGTTATCCGCCGAAGATTTTCCATTGTTGAAAAAGAGGATGGCAATATTCCATTCAGGGACAACTAGGGCAAGTTCTAATATTAATTCCATCTGGCTAAAAGCACTTTTAACCAATAAAGGATATAGCCTACACCGCTCAAAAATAGAGATAGCCTATGAGTTTAGAGAAGCTATCAGATTAAAAAAATGGGATGAGATAGCTCTATGTATCAAAAGATATCAGCAAATCCGCACGAAACTCTCGCCGGATTATTTAAATGGTGCACGGGAAATACACGGTTTTGCGGAAAAAAATAATTGCGTTATTTTCCCTTTAGGAGCTGGCGGAGGGGGAAGCGTTCTCGTATATGGCCCTAATCCTAATTCATTGAAAAAACTCCGAGGGGAATTTAATGGTGTATATCGTGAAATTGATTTTGAAATACTCGAAAAAGGGCACGAATTGATAAATCTACCCCTTGTGGAGGAATAAAATGGAATTCAAAGTTCTCGATTGGAATGTGGGTGGTGCGAAGTTTCTCGAAGAAAAAAAACGGAACAAACGGGAAGAATATAGAAATAAACTAAATGCCGCCTTAAGAACATTGATTTCCCGACCCAGGCAAGCTTTAGAACCAGACGTGATTACATTACAGGAAATTGTGCGATACAAAGAACCTGATTCAAAAAAAGCAAATGCGGTTCCAGATCCCAATAGTGTCGCCATTGATC
Coding sequences:
- a CDS encoding DUF6754 domain-containing protein; protein product: MMKNKFLLFIMVLLVIPIAGWGQDETEPDGVVESVPPAPPTNLSAFDTPNDNGHSISLQWDLSADDVEGNLDFAGYRILRAESPDGPYEIRKDSIPRGTMSERDSGVKESDNQDYFPREKDFWYKVVTLHKNGNAESEVFGPVRAVGQLYNWGKTPVAAAVILFTVFTLFFIQKARAGAELYVRPLAGIDAVDEAIGRATEMGKPILYVLGLGTAADVATIASFTILSRVAKKVAEYQTSLIVPCYDPIVMTVAQETVKTAYYDAGRPDAYHEDDVFFVTNQQFAYVGGVNGIMIREKPATNFYLGKFYAESLILAETGSATGSIQIAGTDEVTQIPFFVVACDYTLIGEELYAASAYLGREPILLGSLKGQDYCKALVIISILLGVIAAIFNWDGFMNLFTVGN
- a CDS encoding fibronectin type III domain-containing protein, encoding MNKILIALAIVLFIFTSSAIFAEEVTVVDESSDSTAVALPMPATNVSAQNAVYDAGGILNITWVKSPDDPANILGYKLYRSRANTDFEHVSDLIPGQTSYADEELENDILYQYKVAAYNSAGEVFSEASQPAAAAWEFFNFNQLNIFIMAIVVCGAVIGFIMSVKSGRKLFIRKIGGLEAIEEAVGRATEMGRPILFIAGIQDMDDVQTLAGITILGRVARVVADYDSKIRMPVSRSLVMTSARETIKEAYTSAGRPDGYSDDMVQYITDEQFGYVAAVNGIMVREKPATCLYLGAFFAESLILAETGNSIGAIQIAGTARPAQLPFFVAACDYTLIGEELFAASAYLSGDPKQLGSLKGQDIGKIVAMCGILLGTMAITLANAWDLESMQWLLDVLDAIFATN
- a CDS encoding fibronectin type III domain-containing protein; amino-acid sequence: MLKRLSVFSLYAVLFSILLFSPKILAQSESTESVTDTLTQPAYDSLFLRERTPQPAFEINAYDNENDKGDAIVVNWEKSPDDYEGGNVMEYKILRSTSPDGEFSELGSTPQGNTTFTDFQAPTATEYYYKIVAVNFVKSDGNVLWTTASESAVIGPVKSVSQWFNMSRLVIFIGTILLSSSIIYFIFAAKSGKKFYIRKIAGIEEVENAVGRATEMGRSIYYVPGIHDMDDVQTLASMSILGRVATIAAENDTRIDVPVCRSMVMVTAKEVVKEAYSKAGRPDSFIEDQVRYLTDDQFGYAAAIDGLFVREKPATIFLIGTFFAESLIMAETGNSIGAIQIAGTAMPAQLPFFVAACDYTLIGEELFAASAYLTGEPKLLGSLKGQDVGKVLCLTAIIVGVILLALNPEWNISGWFAAH
- a CDS encoding DUF4097 family beta strand repeat-containing protein, coding for MRAISFLVIVLILLSVPALAIYKDTQTLSLDASKIERLRINCGAGYLEIKGVEGLKTIEVEARIVIKGIDDEDIDEFIDDYMDLELEDKGNYAKLTSHFDYDGGGFFRRIATRALIDLTIQVPIEMELDIEDGSGLIAIQKVNGDVDIEDGSGEIGLFDIGGNIRINDGSGEIEMEDITGDIDLDDGSGDIRINVVTGDIEIDDGSGDIRVRRVDGSVTVSDGSGDIRIDDVTQDVDVEDDSSGSRHITNVEGKVYR
- a CDS encoding DinB family protein, translated to MSEKSCLLKEEQIELWRKYIRPNINESLRLTPDDRLDWAPAEGMMTLGQVFVHIAETSDWWYDEVMKKNISVELTNKTIEDKKEVSTHLEAHWNRMERFFSEPREALEKLYSFTHKGKTFTFSGNWIFTHLLEHDSHHRSQIHQYLRILDITPPKV
- a CDS encoding GHMP kinase; protein product: MENNLYNRLLKAKENSSLPTVIAYNRIDGPGSSLDLWEFQHAFGSIPIIPKDFESNKAMIWTKILPRTIGITINTGTRIHAEPLESGRIGVQSIEYGTDVFGRQGEIIPVRENWLLKIIEHFNISGVKFVLHNLRPGIKSAGLGGSATATTGVCILANELACRPLSDIQIISMASRIEQEYGVSITGTQEQSNVIFGGITDYVWFPWGIPGHSESGYGISLRTKLLSAEDFPLLKKRMAIFHSGTTRASSNINSIWLKALLTNKGYSLHRSKIEIAYEFREAIRLKKWDEIALCIKRYQQIRTKLSPDYLNGAREIHGFAEKNNCVIFPLGAGGGGSVLVYGPNPNSLKKLRGEFNGVYREIDFEILEKGHELINLPLVEE